AGAGGTTCTTCAATCAATGTTGCCGTGGGTAACGGATGCTCTTACTCAGCAAGAGCAAAATAAACTGATGGAAACATGGAAGCAAGCAACCAAAAATACTATGTTCAGTGAGTGGCTTAATGAATGGTGGGATGGAACTCCAGCTGCATCTTCCCATACAGAAACACCAGAAAGTTGCACATCTTTAGGTCTGTATGATACTTTTCTTACTGCTGTCTAGTTACAAATTGTCCAGAATCTACTTTTATGGTTATTTGAAAGAAATTGCTGAGGTATGATTTTGATAAATGCGTAGTCATTACTTCTTGAAATCTATAAGATTCTATTGTGTAGTAGATATTACATTTATGTAAAAACTTTCTCATGCCCTTTAAATCTACTGTTTCAGGTGCAGAGGCCTCTGAAAGCTTCGAACATACTGATGACACATTTAAACCAGGATGGAAAGATATATTTAGGATGAATCAGAATGAGCTTGAATCAGAAGTAAGAAAAGTTTCTCGGGATTCAACTCTTGATCCAAGAAGAAAAGCATATCTGCTTCAAAATCTAATGACCAGGTATGTTCATGTTTAATTATTTCACGAACACTTATCTTCAGCCTTGTAAATCCATGCTACATTTCACTTGTCCTGATCAAGTAATGGGTCATGATAGTCGATGGATAGCTTCTCAGCAGAAGTCACCTCAAGCATCTGCAATCGAAGGTTCAAATGGTGAAGATTTGGTTGGATGTTCACCGTCATTTCGTGATTCAGAGAAACAAGTGTTTGGATGTGAGCATTATAAAAGAAATTGCAAATTCCGTGCTGCTTGCTGTGGCAAGTTATTTACATGTAGGTTCTGCCATGATAACGTGAGCGACCATTCAATGGATCGGTAACTATATACTCTTCATTTCTTTATCTTCTATTGGACATTTTGTTAGTGAATGGACATTGCTCATTCAtgtttattttgattaatttgCAGGAAGGCTACATCTGAAATGATGTGCATGCGCTGCTTGAAAATTCAGCCTGTTGGACCAGTCTGCACAACACCTTCCTGTAATGGATTCTCGATGGCACAGTACTATTGTAGTGTTTGCAAGTTTTTTGATGATGAAAGGTGCATACTTCGGTCAGAACTTTTCCTCCAAATGAAACTAGGTTATGTTAATTTGGATTCTCAAGATTCATCATTTTTAGATGGGTAGTGCTAtacacacaccccattttacctctcacacacccttgttaactttttgtccattgatcttcttcaattcattcaatcagACGGCTGGAAATTGAGAAGGGTGTAtgagaggtaaaaatgggtgtgtagatagcaccaCCCTTTTATACATAAACTGATGGAACGCTAACTTTGCTGGTGGGGAAGTCTGGGTTGGAGTCAAACATAGACGTATACTATACACCTTTATCATTTAGTGCTCTAGGTGTTGCTTCTTATTTATGAATCTAGAATTTTGATTGCAAATTTGGGTTTCTCACCTCATCTTTTTCGGTTATATCAGGACTGTTTATCATTGTCCTTCCTGCAATTTATGTCGTGTTGGGAATGGACTTGGTATCGACTTCTTTCATTGCATGACGTGCAATTGTTGCCTGGGGATGAAGTTACTGGATCACAAATGCAGGGAAAAAGGTCTTGAAATAAACTGTCCCATCTGCTGCGACTTTTTGTTTACCTCAAGTGCAACTGTGAGAGCTCTTCCTTGTGGCCATTACATGCATTCAGCTTGCTTccaggtttttttttccttctcttgtTCCTCTTGAGCTTCTTTCCTTCGTTCCTACTTCCGTTTTACTCCAAATTTATCtctagttaagggaccattgttCGAGGAAAGATCAATATGTAATTGTGTTCCCCAATCCATCATGTCAGGCATACACTTGCAGTCACTACATCTGCCCAATCTGTAGCAAATCTATGGGAGATATGGCGGTAACGATCTACCTTTTTGTTTGAATGATGGGAACTCCCCTCTGCAAGCCTGTAACCTATAAAGATTTTGACTGCCTTGCAGGTTTATTTTGGCATGCTTGATGCGCTACTGGCTTCCGAGGAACTCCCAGAAGAATACAGGGATCGCTGTCAGGTAAATTATCAGACGCTTTTCTCCCATTTGTTGTGTTGTCCCCTTATCATCTCCATTGTCCCAAGGAAAGCGACTGATTTTTGGTATACTGCTCCAGGACATACTGTGCAACGACTGTGATAGGAAGGGGACGGCGCCGTTCCACTGGCTGTACCATAAGTGCGGGACTTGTGGATCCTATAACACCAAGGTTATCAGGGTAGACTCCAACTCCCACTGCTTAACATCACACAACTGATGGCTTATGGACTTGCCATGTTTTCCAACGAGCGTGTAAATACATTTTCCTGGAGAATGACTTAAATGAAACGGGCACATCAAAGCAGTCGAATACCATTACAACCCACACGTGGCTTTGTAAATTATGTGCACCACTATAGCTAATTCAATTTAACTTTGGCCATCGTTGATGTTCACATAAAAAGTGAAAATGGAAAGCATTTAGACTGGATGGACCTTGCAAATGAGTTAGGACTCGTTTGAATGtagttttaaaatgactgaaaacgcttttagagaaaatgttttttggttTCAAAAGATGTGCTTCTTctagaaagcactttaagtgtttttccaaaATTTACTTGCACTTCTACTAAAAAttgattctaaaaatatttccactaaaaacgcttttacactttaaaagcacattcaaaCGAGCTCTTAAACTACATCTCTATAATTTGCTTAGCGTGGGCTGGGCCGGCCAAACCAATTAAAAAGTGTGATGCCTCTATCTTTCTCCAATATTCAAAGTTGCCATTGTGCAAAAACCCTTTTAACTCTTAAGGaaattaacgaaaagttcaagaaaactttagttttaatgaaaaatgacaaataaaatgggatgaataatacaaaaaaaaaaaaagtgatttttcattaaaagtgaacagtttATATGAATGTTTCATTGTTCTGTTAAAactcctttaatttttttgcttCACCCCTAAAGTAATACTTCATTGTTTGCGTGCAGTTTAATATTTTACATAAACCAAGGAATATTTTTTAGCAATTTACCAGAGTTTGATGTTGGATAGTCCGTCTGCTTCTGTCaaaattttattctttttttgatattttatcCAAAGTAAACAAGGTAAACAAAATACCTTGCCTAATACAAAATCTGGAAGAACAAATTAATAGGGGCAATCAACGGGAAAAATCACTTTTTGATATTTATTTAATATGAGATTGTAATATTGTTTGCCACGCATCTATTAAGGATGGTGTCCCCTACTAACTCGAAAATTTAAACATGTTTAAATATGATCTCTGCATGAGGTGATAATAAATTTATCGAAATATTCTTTATACAACTAATTACTTTATGTTGTTAAAGTCTAgttgttctttatttttttgtacatctttgaaattgaataaataattgttttagatattaaatagacaaaaatacccttggaTTTAAGATGGCGATTGCACACCCATTAAAGATCAGGTGATGTTTGTGTAAATtcctttaaaaaattaaaataaaataaataaataaaacagggGAAAACTGCAAGGGGAAGACAGGGCAAGTGTGTTGGCTTTGGGTCTTCTCCAGCTCCCTCAAGCTCtgcctctctctcacacacacgcGAAAATggtacaaaaccctaatttatctttttctttctctctttctttcagCTATTAGGCCTCATTTGgattagatcaaatttttgtTCCAATCCCTTGACCTGTTCGCCATAGAAATTCTCACCCCACTCTTCATTTCCCGAGATCAGAAAAAGAGAGAGCGATCCAATACGACTTTGAATTGCGCGCTTCGGCGACCAAAAGTTGCAATTTTACTATTGTTTTTCAATTCGATTCTTCCATGATTAGACCAACTCGGCTGCTTCGGAGGAGATTGCTCTAATTTCCAGATTGTAAAGTAGAATTTtctttggagagagagagatggggacGAATTCGAAATTGGAAGGGACGTCGGCGCCGGCGATACGGCGGGACCCCTATGAGGTGCTGTGCGTTTCGAGGGATTCGACTGATCAGGAGATTAAAACCGCTTACAGAAAGCTTGCTCTCAAGTAAGTTCAATTccctttatttgtttaattcaaATGCTCGGTTTTATTCATGATTATTGTAGGTTTAGTGTTTGATTTCAGCTCAGTGAGGAATTAGGATATTGTTACTACGATCAAGATTATAGGCAAGAGTGACATATGTTCAAACTCGAGCTTTCGAACATGTGCCGAAAATGTGGTTTGGTGTGTGGAATTTTTATTGTTTGTGGTGGCTGTGTATTGCGTTTTGTTAAAGGtgattgatttgattttgtaagtCTTTATTCTAGTCTTGTTAAGCCATTTTTGCTTGGAGTTCATCTTCACCATTCGAGCTGTGTTAATAATTTGTTTATCGTAGAGAAATGATTGTGCCATAGAAAGTGGGAATTGAGCTGCCTTACCATGTTTTTAATCCTTCTGCGGGATCTGTCAGTATCTACTGGTTAAAATTGGAACTAGAATTATTTAGAAACATATACGTTATGCAGAAAGAATCAGATGTCCATGCTGTGTTTGCTGTGTGGTGCCCCATGCATGCATGTATCTATGTCAATGCCTCAAAGACGATGAACAATCTTGAATGCCAAGTGAATTTTAGCATCAGCAGATGTAATTGTTACTTGATGCCGAAAAGCTCCCTCCCTCACTCTCCCTCACTCATTAATCTTGCATTTTTTCCCTTGATAGATGTAAAACGACCCCAATTCATGAAAGTAACCATGATTCTACGCAacgttttcttgtttttgttgtttcacATAGTTTTATTGCATAtgatcattataatgtgatgaAAGTACACATGACCGTTCATTCAGCGTGATGTTAATAACTAGAGTGCTACTCTGAGACATATTTCATATACAATCTTGTTGTGAACCAAATTATGAAAAGGTATCATCCAGACAAGAATACCAACAATCCTGAAGCTTCAGAACATTTCAAGGAGGTTGCATTTTCGTATAGCATCTTGTCGGATCCAGAGAAAAGGAGGCAGTACGACAATGCAGGGTTTGAGGTGCTTTTTTAATTTAGCTCACTATTCTATCCCATCCCTCTCCCCAAACCCACAATAAGCATATATACTGCTGAGTAGATTCTTGATTTCATTTGTTTGGGTCTACCGTGTAATTTTAAGGAATGCATCAGTCAATACTTCTATTCAGATTTGACTTTTGTAAATTACATTCATTTGTCTACATGGAGTTTgaattttaattgtttatgttgtTTCAGGCTCTTGATGCGGATGCCATGGACATGGAAATTGACTTGTCAAACCTGGGGACTGTCAATACAATGTTTGCTGCTTTATTCAGGTAATATATTGTTAGATATTTGTGTGGGTTTCGGATCATTGTCTTTTGataatcattttattttatagcaAGTTGGGTGTCCCTATCAAGACTACAATTTCTGCCAATGTACTTGAAGAAGCTCTTAATGGTACAGTTACAGTCAGACCTCTCCCAATTGGAACTTCAGTTAGTGGAAAGGTGCTGTTTCGTTCGTATCACTATGAAACAGTAGTGGATTTGGTGcattttttacatattttgtGATTTGCTGCAGGTGGAAAAACAGTGTGCTCACTTTTTTGGTGTAACAATCAGTGAGCAACAAGCCGAATCGGGGATTGTAGTTAGAGTTACCTCAACTGCACAAAGCAAATTTAAGGTGCatagatatacatatatattatacacacacacacgcacacacacatgtatcCAATCGATATACTGATACATATATCCTTTTCTGCATCCTGTTGATGACGATGTACCATGAAGCATCTATTCAATGTAAATGCTTTGTTGATATTACTAGGACCCTTACTTACATTTCAATCAAATCGTTGTGATGTGCAGTTACTTTATTTCGAGCAAGATGTCCATGGTGGTTATGGTTTAGCCTTACAGGTACTTCATATTATTCTCCGATGCTTCACCTCATTTCTTTTTTATAATCATGTTTGAAATCCATTGGAGTAAATTGCCTGAAATCATTTGAGATTTAAACATAAACGGTTGGCTTCTACTTGTCTGCTTTAGTGTGCCGACAATACACATGCACACACAACTTGAACGGATCTAGTGGTCACCGAACCTCTTTTGAACCTGTTATGAAAAGTAATTTTAACCGGCCATGATCTTGTCATGAACAATCTCCCCATGTTTGACTTAAGCAACGTATGTTCAAGTAAGCCCTTTTAAGAAAACTTACGAGAAAAGGGAAACTTTAGGGTGTTTCTGAGATAGATAATGTCTATATAGGTGTTGCGCTGCATTATTCTACAATGCATTTTATCCAGACCAGTCCACTGATTAACGTCTTATTTCTAagctattttaattttttatgtgtgTTATAATTTGCTTTGTAGCAAGTCACAATTCAATGTTACAGCatcgtttcttttcttttcttttcatgacTGGATTAGGTATCAATTActatgtgtttgttttgtcaATACCAGCTATGTTCTAATTTGTGGCACTTGCACATGGATATAGGAAATATGATCGTTATTGCTTCTATGTACAGGAAGATAGTGAGAAGACAGGCAAAATAACGTCTGCAGGGATGTATTTTCTGCATTTTCAAGTATACAGAATGGATTCGACTTTGAATGCGGTATGCAGGACactggtttttcttttcttaaagttTGTTTCCTGCTGTTTCTGGATGGGCCTGAGAAGTGGCGATTTAGTAGATTTCTATTTATGGCTCAAAATGATGTTGTATGGTTTTAATGGTGCAGTTGGCTATGGCAAAGGACCCTGAAGCTGCTTTCTTTAAGAGGTTGGAAGGTCTTCAACCTTGTGAGGTTTCAGAACTAAAAGCTGGCACTCATATATTCGCTGTTTATGGTCTGAACTTTGATTTGGTCCCTTGTTCTTTTGCTTTTTGGGGTTAACTCTGTCATAAATTGTTGGTCATTCTGTTGTTTAACCTCCACTGATATTTCTTCAGGAGACAATTTTTTTAAGACTGCTACCTATACAATTGAGGCACTTTGTGTAAGGTCATACGAGGATACGACGGAGAAGCTTAAAGAGATTGAGGCTCAGATTTTAAGAAAGAGAAATGAACTTCGTCAATTTGAGACAGAGTACAGGAAGGTATTGGTCTGGATTTTCTTGGCTGTGGCTTGTAATAGGAATTGATCATGtttaatgtttatgtttacaAGTTTTCTGTAATGTTATGTAGGCATTGCAACGCTTTCAAGAAGTGACCAACAGATACACCCAAGAAAAGCAATCTGTAAGTTTTGTGCATAGTTCTCATCATTTGTAAATTATAACACACTGCTAAGCATGGATGCATTCATAAACATACTCATTATTAACATGAAATTTTTAGTACGTGTGAACAACTTTTTTACTTCTTTTCTTTACCGAGTCTAGATTCTAGGCCAGGTTTTGGGTTTCagttaaaagaaaaaaccatCAATGAAGTTTGATGGTAGTGTCTAAGCAGCCTCTCAGATGTCAATTTGAGCAAAGCATTACTTTCGGAAAAATGTGTAGCAGCCTTCCTCTCATCACCACTCGAATACTTTCAAACTCCATGATCTGATGTGGTTGGCCCTCGCCAGTTGGTCTGGTTTTCCCAATCCTCGCCAGCTGGTCTGGTTTTAATGGAATTTGAGGGACATAGTCTCTAGGTTTAAAGTTCACCCCTCTatgttttaatcaatggagacTCTGTTGCTATCATCTCATATCTAAACTATCCCTTTCTTTCTTCCGTATTTGTTTTCTGATTGGATCTTATAATTCTACTTAAATCAGGTAGATGAGCTGCTGAAACAGAGAGACCATATCCATTCTTCTTTCACTATCACCAGGACAAACAGTATCATCGTGGGTGGTGGTAGTGGTATGGCTAACGGCAGCACTAGCAAAAATCCTGGCGAGGATTCAAAGGCGGAGAGCCCAGTGGAAGATGGAGGCTCTGACGGGAAGGATAAGTCGGGTAAAAAGAAATGGTTCAATCTTAACCTCAAAGGATCAGATAAAAAACTTGGTTGAGAA
The nucleotide sequence above comes from Malus sylvestris chromosome 16, drMalSylv7.2, whole genome shotgun sequence. Encoded proteins:
- the LOC126608804 gene encoding chaperone protein dnaJ 15-like; the protein is MGTNSKLEGTSAPAIRRDPYEVLCVSRDSTDQEIKTAYRKLALKYHPDKNTNNPEASEHFKEVAFSYSILSDPEKRRQYDNAGFEALDADAMDMEIDLSNLGTVNTMFAALFSKLGVPIKTTISANVLEEALNGTVTVRPLPIGTSVSGKVEKQCAHFFGVTISEQQAESGIVVRVTSTAQSKFKLLYFEQDVHGGYGLALQEDSEKTGKITSAGMYFLHFQVYRMDSTLNALAMAKDPEAAFFKRLEGLQPCEVSELKAGTHIFAVYGDNFFKTATYTIEALCVRSYEDTTEKLKEIEAQILRKRNELRQFETEYRKALQRFQEVTNRYTQEKQSVDELLKQRDHIHSSFTITRTNSIIVGGGSGMANGSTSKNPGEDSKAESPVEDGGSDGKDKSGKKKWFNLNLKGSDKKLG